In Sphingobacterium thalpophilum, a genomic segment contains:
- the rsmD gene encoding 16S rRNA (guanine(966)-N(2))-methyltransferase RsmD has product MRIIGGRLGGLRLNPPTNLPVRPTTDIAKEALFNILQNRLDFDSLKCLDLFAGTGNISFELASRDVESVDAIDLHFKCVQYINETAGKMKLEQIKARKADVFKFIASCKNTYDFIFADPPYDIPKLPQLPKLIFEQELLHEHGLLVVEHPSTRQMEDHPNFIETRKYGYSSFSFYAKTI; this is encoded by the coding sequence ATGCGAATAATCGGAGGTCGTTTAGGTGGTTTAAGGCTGAACCCACCAACCAATTTACCTGTGAGGCCAACCACGGATATCGCTAAGGAAGCGCTGTTTAATATTTTACAGAACCGACTGGATTTTGATAGTTTAAAGTGTCTGGATCTTTTTGCAGGAACAGGAAATATTAGTTTTGAGCTCGCATCGCGGGATGTGGAATCAGTAGATGCAATAGATCTTCATTTCAAATGCGTGCAATATATCAATGAAACAGCCGGGAAGATGAAACTGGAGCAAATTAAAGCAAGGAAAGCCGATGTATTTAAGTTTATTGCCAGCTGTAAGAATACCTATGATTTTATTTTTGCAGACCCACCTTATGATATTCCTAAATTGCCACAATTGCCAAAATTAATTTTTGAACAGGAATTGCTGCATGAACATGGGCTCCTTGTTGTTGAGCATCCGTCAACAAGACAAATGGAAGATCATCCAAATTTTATAGAAACTAGAAAATACGGGTATTCATCATTTTCTTTTTACGCTAAGACTATCTAA
- a CDS encoding DUF3822 family protein, with the protein MNYISKQFNIHYLPEYNLLVKAGFQKDVLAVVDKKSIAPILIEYPSEEPIFDATRIMSLPFRFVRVVIPHQTFTFIPKEFFLSENISDYLQFLGTTDLENTFSYSLDNLNLVAVYQFDGLLLNRWKRLFPDAVILPEFAVVLDRAQERVSIRGSVLGLHFVAENTVDFYLFKNGVFQLYNSFEIHNLDDISYYVLNILTQFNLGDSINKVLLSGEIPNESYYKRISTYAGDIEILDLKTKVVLADSEIESNLAPYNVLFDSILCE; encoded by the coding sequence ATGAATTATATTTCAAAACAATTTAATATTCATTATTTACCGGAGTACAATCTTTTGGTCAAGGCTGGCTTTCAGAAGGATGTCTTGGCGGTGGTTGATAAAAAGTCGATCGCACCGATTTTGATCGAGTATCCGTCTGAGGAGCCAATTTTTGATGCCACACGGATTATGAGCCTTCCGTTTCGATTTGTCCGCGTTGTGATACCACATCAAACTTTTACGTTTATTCCAAAAGAATTTTTTCTGAGCGAAAATATCAGCGATTACCTACAGTTTTTAGGTACAACTGATCTTGAAAATACATTTAGCTATTCTTTAGATAATCTTAATTTAGTTGCTGTATACCAGTTTGATGGGCTTTTATTAAATAGGTGGAAGCGGTTGTTTCCTGATGCTGTTATACTTCCCGAATTTGCGGTTGTGCTTGATCGTGCCCAGGAGCGTGTATCTATTAGAGGGAGTGTGCTGGGGCTTCATTTTGTAGCTGAAAATACAGTTGATTTTTATCTGTTTAAAAACGGGGTTTTTCAGCTTTATAATAGTTTTGAAATTCATAATCTTGATGATATCAGCTACTATGTCCTTAATATTTTAACACAATTCAATCTAGGGGACTCCATCAATAAAGTGCTCCTTTCAGGAGAAATTCCAAATGAATCCTATTATAAACGTATCTCTACTTATGCGGGTGATATCGAAATATTGGATTTGAAGACAAAAGTCGTATTGGCGGATAGCGAGATCGAGTCAAATTTGGCCCCGTATAATGTATTGTTTGATTCTATACTATGCGAATAA
- a CDS encoding transposase produces MHESFNALMPLIIPEGVSDYFEMTHYSKEEKRLDIFLEELNNTPEEYQGQKLISKGFFEPVTLQDFPIRGMQVYLHVKRRRWLNQDTDKVVYRNWELVAKGTRITQDFAAFLKGISGQPGS; encoded by the coding sequence ATGCACGAATCTTTTAACGCGTTAATGCCCTTAATTATTCCCGAAGGAGTTTCCGATTATTTTGAGATGACCCACTATTCCAAAGAAGAAAAAAGACTGGATATCTTTCTGGAGGAACTCAATAATACACCTGAAGAATATCAAGGCCAGAAGTTGATTTCCAAGGGGTTTTTCGAACCCGTTACCCTTCAAGATTTTCCTATCCGTGGCATGCAGGTCTATCTTCATGTCAAGCGCCGCAGGTGGCTCAACCAGGATACCGATAAAGTAGTCTACAGAAATTGGGAACTAGTAGCCAAAGGGACGCGCATCACACAGGATTTCGCAGCTTTTTTAAAAGGTATCAGCGGACAACCAGGCTCATAG
- a CDS encoding transposase, translating to MQEAERKLLSLLMPEGLLEYFQILEVDQVDNQLHIYLDELNIAPTGYQNSKLESKGFMPSTEISDFPIRGQKVTLHIRRRRWTVLDTGEIITRDWNLVREGARMTTEFGLFLKKIFG from the coding sequence TTGCAAGAAGCCGAACGTAAATTACTGTCCCTATTGATGCCCGAAGGGCTATTGGAATACTTTCAGATTTTAGAAGTCGATCAGGTTGACAATCAGCTCCACATTTATTTAGATGAGCTTAATATTGCTCCGACAGGCTATCAGAACAGCAAGTTGGAGTCAAAGGGCTTCATGCCTTCCACTGAGATTTCAGACTTTCCCATTCGAGGCCAGAAAGTTACGCTACATATCCGCCGTCGTCGCTGGACGGTCCTGGATACCGGAGAGATCATCACAAGAGATTGGAATCTGGTGCGTGAGGGTGCTCGAATGACTACGGAATTCGGGCTTTTTTTAAAGAAGATATTTGGATAA
- a CDS encoding transposase, which yields MTFPQNVSGHLSIDETCLSHGELYTVVTNKEARGKKGTIVAILNGTKSENIIPILQKIPQRLRNKVQEITLDLAGNMGLIAKRCFPNAVQVIDRFHVQQLANEALQEIRIKHRWQALDDENQAIDQARKNKETYFPEVLSNSETIKQLLARSRYLLYKSEHKWTYEQRERAAVLFERYPDIEKAYRLSQELSWIFNTTIDKIYAFTRLAKWADKVEQAGFKSFNTVSRTINIHHKKILNYFDNKSTNASAESFNAKIKAFRSQFRGVGDINFFLFRLTKLFA from the coding sequence TTGACCTTCCCACAGAATGTCAGCGGCCATCTTTCTATTGACGAGACCTGCCTATCCCATGGCGAGCTCTATACCGTTGTCACCAATAAAGAAGCACGGGGCAAAAAAGGGACCATTGTAGCCATACTGAACGGGACAAAATCAGAGAACATTATCCCGATCCTTCAAAAGATCCCACAGAGATTACGAAATAAAGTTCAAGAGATAACGCTTGATTTAGCCGGTAATATGGGATTGATAGCCAAAAGATGCTTTCCCAATGCTGTTCAGGTAATAGACCGTTTCCATGTTCAGCAACTTGCTAACGAAGCGCTTCAGGAAATAAGGATAAAGCACCGCTGGCAGGCCCTTGACGATGAAAATCAGGCAATTGACCAAGCACGAAAGAATAAGGAAACCTATTTTCCGGAAGTCCTATCCAACAGTGAAACCATCAAACAGTTACTTGCAAGAAGCCGATACCTGCTTTATAAAAGTGAACATAAATGGACTTACGAGCAAAGAGAAAGGGCTGCTGTACTCTTTGAGCGATATCCCGATATTGAAAAGGCGTACAGGCTATCCCAAGAACTCTCTTGGATATTCAACACCACCATAGATAAGATCTACGCCTTTACAAGGTTGGCAAAATGGGCGGATAAAGTGGAACAGGCCGGCTTCAAGTCATTCAACACCGTCTCCAGAACCATAAATATCCATCACAAAAAAATATTGAACTACTTCGACAACAAGAGTACAAATGCTTCAGCAGAATCTTTCAATGCAAAGATAAAAGCTTTCAGAAGTCAGTTTAGAGGTGTAGGTGACATCAATTTCTTCCTGTTCAGATTGACCAAATTATTTGCGTAG
- a CDS encoding transposase codes for MDNHPVSAQLVGLFFQMDGKQLQDQYKNHLSDFQDWDQKPHAEQWTLFPDNISEHLSIDETSFSNGELYTIVSSKSAKGRKGTILATIRGTKAEDIIAVLERIPLKLRNKVREVTMDMAPNMAKAIRRCFRNARRVIDRFHVQKLAYDAVQELRIKYRWEVLDAESKKIMESRKRGIPYDPELLPNGDTLKQLLARSRHLLFKHPSRWSESQKRRAELLFIRFPKLKQAYDLGVALGDIFNKCRDKKVAFTKLGLWHNQVENAGIASFESVARSIAAHHQYILHYFDNRSTNASAESFNAKLKAFRSVFRGVRDTTFFLYRVMKLYA; via the coding sequence TTGGATAATCATCCTGTAAGCGCCCAATTGGTAGGTCTGTTCTTCCAAATGGACGGTAAGCAACTACAGGATCAATACAAGAACCATCTCAGTGACTTCCAGGACTGGGACCAAAAGCCACACGCAGAGCAATGGACCCTTTTTCCTGATAACATATCGGAACACCTGAGCATCGATGAGACCAGCTTTAGCAACGGTGAACTTTACACGATCGTAAGCAGTAAATCAGCAAAGGGCAGGAAGGGAACCATATTGGCTACCATAAGAGGGACAAAGGCGGAAGATATTATTGCTGTATTAGAGCGCATTCCACTTAAACTAAGGAACAAAGTTAGGGAAGTAACGATGGATATGGCCCCCAATATGGCAAAGGCTATCCGTAGGTGTTTCAGAAATGCCAGAAGGGTTATCGATCGGTTTCATGTACAAAAACTTGCTTATGATGCTGTTCAGGAACTCCGTATCAAATACCGATGGGAAGTCTTAGATGCAGAAAGCAAAAAAATAATGGAATCGCGAAAACGGGGTATCCCATATGACCCCGAGTTGTTGCCTAATGGTGATACGCTCAAACAGCTATTAGCTAGGTCGAGACACCTCCTGTTCAAGCATCCAAGTCGATGGTCGGAAAGCCAAAAACGCCGTGCAGAACTGCTGTTCATCAGGTTTCCCAAGCTAAAACAGGCTTATGATCTTGGAGTTGCCTTAGGTGACATCTTCAATAAATGCAGGGATAAAAAAGTTGCTTTCACAAAGTTAGGACTGTGGCACAACCAGGTTGAGAACGCGGGTATTGCTTCATTCGAGAGTGTCGCAAGATCCATTGCAGCACATCATCAATACATTCTCCACTACTTCGACAATAGAAGCACCAATGCATCCGCAGAGTCCTTCAATGCAAAACTCAAAGCTTTCAGGAGCGTCTTCCGTGGAGTAAGGGATACAACATTCTTCCTGTACAGAGTGATGAAATTGTATGCTTAA
- a CDS encoding DPP IV N-terminal domain-containing protein produces MHKYYLILAASLLPYVSTAQQAKEAPIKSNYQLAAKFSPEKLKKMIFSTSIKPNWINFSDRFWYDYASPQGRNWYIVNPALKKKELLFNNDNLAAQITKIVKNPVDAQHLELQGLRFTKDEKKLRFQIQSTKDTVKSKDEIQKLKNKSDTTKKKLFYLEYDLAAQSVVEISDSTKVKPPLGWATFSPDTNTVYFAKDYNLYWMDKFNYLKAVKDEKDSTIVEHQITKDGVQYYAWGGDEYSTTTGEEKDKDNDTKRKRVWISWSPDGRYFTLTRKDNRSLKPLWVINNVGSSRPTLETYKYQMPGEVDSTETELYIFDAAAKTPRRINIAAFKNQTVSTWTKTPDKNSYKEDYFTNYWLGNNEEFYISRSSRDLKRIDLLKVNINGTVNNIIQERSNVYLDVQKPFLIENKKQLVHWSERDGWGHYYLYDTNGKLINQITKGAFHTEEITGFDPASGTLYFTASGREKNEDPYYLHQYSINTNGSGIKLLNPGNFDHQVEVSESSRYFVNNSSRVNTTPESVLYNSNGQKIMTLEKADLSLLFAAGYKFPEPFKVKAGDGTTDLYGVMYKPFDFDSTRTYPIVEYVYPGPQTEAVNKSFGRSMDRIDRLAQFGFIVITVGNRGGHPSRSQWYHTYGYGNLRDYGLEDKKVAAEQLADRYKYIDINRVGITGHSGGGFMSTAAMLVYPDFFKVAVSGAGNHENQIYNRWWSERHHGVTEKVSAKGDTTFSYQINKNTELAKNLKGRLLIATGDIDNNVHPANSIRMVDALIKANKRFDFLLLPGQRHGFGDMTEYFFWKMGDYFSQYLLGDSKMNEVDMTEMNREKPQK; encoded by the coding sequence ATGCATAAGTACTACTTAATCCTAGCGGCGAGCTTATTGCCCTATGTTAGCACTGCACAACAGGCGAAGGAAGCCCCTATAAAGTCAAATTATCAGCTGGCTGCAAAATTCTCCCCTGAAAAATTAAAGAAAATGATTTTTTCGACCAGCATCAAACCAAATTGGATCAATTTTTCCGATCGCTTTTGGTATGATTACGCAAGTCCGCAGGGAAGAAACTGGTACATTGTAAACCCTGCGCTGAAAAAGAAAGAACTTCTTTTCAATAACGACAACCTCGCCGCACAAATTACTAAAATCGTTAAAAATCCTGTAGATGCACAACATTTGGAATTACAGGGCCTTCGATTTACCAAAGATGAGAAAAAATTGAGGTTTCAGATTCAGAGCACCAAAGATACGGTGAAATCCAAAGATGAAATACAAAAGCTCAAGAATAAGTCCGATACCACCAAAAAGAAACTATTTTATCTGGAATATGACTTAGCAGCACAGTCTGTGGTAGAAATCAGCGACTCGACAAAGGTAAAACCGCCATTGGGTTGGGCGACATTCTCGCCTGACACCAATACAGTCTATTTTGCGAAAGATTACAACTTGTATTGGATGGACAAATTCAACTATCTTAAAGCGGTAAAGGATGAAAAAGACAGCACCATTGTTGAGCACCAGATAACAAAAGACGGGGTGCAATATTATGCTTGGGGCGGTGATGAATATAGCACAACTACGGGTGAGGAAAAAGATAAAGACAACGATACTAAACGCAAGCGGGTATGGATCAGCTGGTCTCCGGATGGACGTTATTTTACCTTGACCAGAAAGGACAACCGTTCTCTAAAGCCCTTATGGGTAATCAATAATGTTGGCTCATCCCGGCCGACACTTGAAACTTATAAATACCAAATGCCAGGCGAAGTCGATTCGACAGAAACTGAACTATATATCTTCGACGCGGCAGCAAAAACTCCACGCCGCATCAATATAGCTGCGTTTAAAAATCAGACCGTCTCTACCTGGACAAAAACACCGGATAAAAATTCTTATAAAGAGGATTATTTTACCAACTATTGGCTGGGCAATAACGAAGAGTTTTACATTTCACGCTCTAGCCGCGACCTGAAACGAATTGATCTCCTAAAGGTCAATATAAATGGTACGGTAAACAATATTATCCAGGAGCGTTCCAATGTATATTTGGATGTTCAAAAACCATTCCTGATCGAAAACAAGAAGCAATTAGTTCATTGGTCGGAAAGAGATGGCTGGGGCCACTACTACCTCTACGACACAAATGGAAAATTGATTAATCAAATTACAAAAGGAGCTTTTCATACGGAGGAAATTACCGGTTTTGACCCTGCTTCCGGAACATTATACTTTACAGCATCGGGACGTGAGAAAAACGAAGACCCCTATTATCTACACCAGTACAGTATAAATACAAATGGCTCCGGAATTAAATTATTGAATCCAGGAAACTTTGACCACCAAGTGGAAGTGAGCGAATCTTCCCGATATTTTGTCAATAATTCCTCCAGAGTAAACACGACTCCTGAATCCGTCTTATACAATAGCAATGGACAGAAAATAATGACACTGGAAAAAGCTGACCTATCCTTGCTATTTGCTGCAGGTTACAAATTTCCAGAACCTTTTAAAGTGAAAGCTGGGGATGGCACCACGGATCTCTATGGGGTCATGTACAAACCATTTGACTTTGACAGTACCAGAACTTATCCAATTGTGGAATATGTATACCCTGGGCCTCAAACCGAAGCTGTCAATAAATCCTTTGGAAGAAGCATGGACAGAATCGACAGGCTAGCGCAGTTTGGCTTTATCGTCATCACAGTTGGTAACCGTGGTGGACATCCTTCACGCTCGCAATGGTATCATACCTATGGATATGGCAATCTGCGCGATTATGGTTTGGAAGATAAAAAAGTAGCGGCGGAACAGCTCGCAGATCGTTATAAATACATCGACATTAACCGCGTTGGTATAACTGGTCACTCCGGCGGTGGTTTTATGTCCACAGCAGCGATGCTTGTTTACCCTGACTTCTTTAAAGTTGCGGTGTCTGGCGCCGGAAACCATGAAAATCAGATTTACAACCGCTGGTGGAGTGAGCGTCATCATGGAGTGACAGAAAAAGTATCCGCTAAAGGCGATACAACATTCTCCTACCAAATCAATAAAAATACAGAGCTCGCAAAAAACCTAAAAGGCAGACTACTTATCGCTACCGGAGACATTGACAACAATGTGCACCCGGCAAATTCAATTCGCATGGTAGACGCATTGATCAAGGCTAACAAAAGATTTGATTTCCTGCTATTACCTGGACAAAGACACGGTTTTGGCGATATGACGGAGTATTTCTTCTGGAAAATGGGCGATTACTTTAGCCAATATCTATTGGGTGATTCCAAGATGAACGAAGTTGACATGACTGAAATGAATCGAGAAAAACCACAAAAATAA
- a CDS encoding AAA family ATPase — MFIKNLLIQQFPWQATEQQLEAFELLQEFLLAFDKQSCFVLKGYAGTGKTTLISALVKVLPALRKKAILLAPTGRAAKVITYYSGRKALTIHKKIYRKKSAVSFQLDFTLAENLHEDTLFIIDEASMISNAPVNAFSASLLDDLIRYVQSGKNCTLLFVGDTAQLPPVGLLDSPALNPSYLESEFHLCVYPFELTTVVRQSKDSGILYNATKIREEITSAEEDQDDFPFPKFITKGFKDLYRMTGERLIEGINYAYDKYGLENTMIICRSNRSANLYNQNIRNRILFRDEELTGGDYIMVVKNNYFWLQENNMGDGFIANGDMAKVRKVSNIHDQHGFRFADVTFEFVDIDEIEPITCRVILDSLYTDGPNLPYESQKALYEEIALDYADIMDKKDRLEAIKKDPYYNALQIKFAFAITCHKAQGGQWPIVFVDQGYINDDMLDLEFLRWLYTGVTRATKELFLVNFNENFYPS, encoded by the coding sequence GTGTTCATCAAAAATCTGTTAATACAGCAATTCCCATGGCAAGCCACCGAACAGCAGTTGGAGGCTTTCGAATTATTGCAAGAATTTCTTCTCGCTTTTGACAAGCAATCCTGCTTTGTACTTAAAGGATACGCTGGTACGGGAAAAACAACATTAATTTCGGCGCTGGTTAAAGTGCTGCCTGCATTACGGAAAAAGGCTATTCTGCTGGCACCAACAGGCAGGGCGGCAAAAGTGATCACCTATTATTCTGGTCGCAAAGCACTGACAATACACAAAAAAATATACCGAAAAAAATCTGCTGTATCATTTCAGCTGGATTTCACCTTGGCGGAGAACCTGCACGAAGACACTTTATTTATCATCGATGAAGCTTCAATGATATCCAACGCACCTGTGAATGCATTTTCGGCAAGCCTGTTGGACGACTTGATCCGTTATGTACAATCGGGGAAGAACTGTACCCTATTATTTGTTGGAGATACGGCTCAATTACCTCCTGTAGGACTCCTAGATAGTCCTGCCTTAAACCCAAGCTATCTCGAAAGTGAATTTCATCTTTGCGTTTATCCTTTTGAGCTAACCACGGTTGTCCGCCAATCCAAAGACTCCGGTATATTGTACAATGCAACCAAAATACGCGAAGAGATAACCTCGGCAGAAGAAGATCAAGACGACTTCCCTTTTCCAAAATTCATAACAAAAGGATTTAAAGATCTTTACAGAATGACAGGTGAACGGTTAATCGAAGGTATAAACTATGCATATGACAAATATGGACTCGAAAATACAATGATTATCTGCCGTTCAAATCGATCTGCAAATTTATACAACCAAAATATAAGGAACCGAATTTTGTTCCGGGACGAGGAACTGACGGGCGGAGATTATATTATGGTTGTAAAAAACAACTACTTCTGGTTACAGGAAAACAACATGGGCGATGGATTTATTGCAAATGGCGATATGGCCAAAGTACGAAAAGTAAGTAACATCCACGATCAGCATGGATTTCGATTTGCAGATGTCACATTTGAATTTGTAGACATTGACGAAATAGAACCCATCACCTGCCGCGTTATCTTAGATAGCCTCTATACAGACGGCCCCAATCTGCCCTATGAAAGCCAAAAAGCTCTCTACGAAGAGATTGCCTTGGATTATGCCGATATCATGGATAAGAAGGACAGGCTCGAAGCAATCAAAAAAGACCCTTATTATAATGCGCTTCAGATTAAATTTGCATTTGCAATTACCTGCCATAAAGCACAAGGCGGTCAATGGCCAATCGTGTTTGTTGACCAGGGCTATATAAACGATGATATGTTGGATCTTGAATTTTTAAGATGGTTATACACTGGGGTTACCCGAGCAACAAAGGAACTTTTTCTGGTCAATTTCAATGAAAACTTCTATCCATCATAG
- a CDS encoding aldo/keto reductase, whose product MEKVKLGNSEIEFKPLVFGGNVFGWTVDEKQSFSLLDAFIDMGFSLIDTSNNYSHWVPGHSGSESETIIGKWISKRDIRDKIQIATKVGGRRIDNSKPNLKKEYIIKSVEDSLLRLNVDTIDLYQSHHDDLTTGIDETLEAYHQLIQNGKIKWIGASNLSPERISESLRIAEDHNLPYYIAIQPEYNLYDRMKYEEQYEQLALDNHLGVISYYSLASGFLSGKYRFIDDIKGAKRYDALKDKFNTRGLRILDVLAEIAHTQQASMSAIALAWSLHRTSVTAPIVSATSIQQLEELSRAIEIKLTPEEYYLLNQASDY is encoded by the coding sequence ATGGAAAAAGTAAAACTCGGAAACAGTGAAATTGAATTCAAACCTCTTGTTTTCGGTGGAAATGTATTTGGCTGGACCGTCGATGAGAAACAGTCTTTCTCCCTGTTAGATGCTTTTATCGATATGGGATTCAGTCTTATTGATACATCCAACAACTATTCACATTGGGTGCCGGGACACAGTGGGTCAGAATCAGAAACAATCATTGGCAAATGGATCAGCAAAAGAGATATTCGCGATAAAATTCAGATTGCAACAAAAGTCGGCGGACGTCGAATAGACAATAGTAAACCTAATCTTAAAAAAGAGTATATTATTAAATCTGTGGAAGATTCACTCCTGCGATTGAATGTAGACACAATCGATCTTTATCAATCTCATCACGATGATCTGACAACTGGAATCGATGAAACACTGGAGGCTTATCATCAACTGATACAGAATGGAAAAATAAAATGGATCGGTGCTTCCAACCTAAGTCCAGAACGGATTTCAGAATCCCTTCGTATAGCCGAAGACCACAATTTACCGTATTATATCGCTATCCAGCCCGAATATAACCTTTACGACCGGATGAAATACGAAGAGCAGTATGAACAATTGGCCCTCGATAATCATCTTGGCGTCATCAGCTATTATTCACTTGCCAGTGGTTTTCTGTCGGGTAAATACCGCTTTATTGATGACATCAAAGGTGCCAAGCGTTATGACGCACTAAAAGACAAGTTTAACACCCGCGGCCTGCGCATTTTAGATGTTTTGGCTGAGATAGCACATACACAACAAGCTAGCATGTCAGCTATAGCATTAGCCTGGAGTTTACACAGGACTTCAGTTACAGCGCCTATAGTGAGTGCAACTAGTATCCAGCAGCTCGAAGAACTTAGCAGAGCTATAGAAATCAAGCTGACACCGGAAGAGTATTACCTCTTAAACCAAGCAAGCGATTACTAG
- the coaD gene encoding pantetheine-phosphate adenylyltransferase, giving the protein MKIAVFPGSFDPFTLAHQDLVERAMPLFDKIIIAVGYNANKKGMLDHDERVDSISRVFNDVSRVEVHKYKGLTVDFCKQVKARFILRGLRNTNDFEFENAVAQNNVLLNNDVESYFLMSRSGKAHISSSIVRDVWFNGGDISAMVPVSILSLLNEKIR; this is encoded by the coding sequence ATGAAAATTGCTGTTTTTCCGGGCTCTTTTGACCCCTTTACATTAGCTCATCAAGATCTTGTTGAGAGAGCAATGCCGCTATTTGATAAAATTATTATTGCAGTGGGCTATAACGCCAATAAAAAAGGAATGTTAGATCACGACGAACGGGTAGATTCAATTAGCCGTGTTTTTAACGATGTGAGTAGGGTTGAGGTGCATAAATATAAAGGTCTTACAGTAGATTTCTGTAAGCAAGTTAAAGCACGTTTTATATTGCGTGGGCTCCGAAATACCAATGATTTTGAATTTGAAAATGCTGTTGCTCAAAATAATGTGTTGCTCAATAATGATGTTGAAAGTTATTTTTTAATGAGTAGATCTGGAAAGGCACATATTTCTTCATCCATTGTTAGAGACGTGTGGTTTAATGGAGGAGATATCAGTGCGATGGTGCCTGTTTCCATTTTATCCTTGCTGAATGAAAAAATAAGATAA
- a CDS encoding transposase, translating into MTFPQNVSGHLSIDETCLSHGELYTVVTNKEARGKKGTIVAILNGTKSENIIPILQKIPQRLRNKVQEITLDLAGNMGLIAKRCFPNAVQVIDRFHVQQLANEALQEIRIKHRWQAIDDENQAIDQARKNKETYFPEVLSNSETIKQLLARSRYLLYKSEHKWTYEQRERAAVLFERYPDIEKAYRLSQELSWIFNTTIDKIYAFTRLAKWADKVEQAGFKSFNTVSRTINIHHKKILNYFDNKSTNASAESFNAKIKADQFQNLWTTQIIWSI; encoded by the coding sequence TTGACCTTCCCACAGAATGTCAGCGGCCATCTTTCTATTGACGAGACCTGCCTATCCCATGGCGAGCTCTATACCGTTGTCACCAATAAAGAAGCACGGGGCAAAAAAGGGACCATTGTAGCCATACTGAACGGGACAAAATCAGAGAACATTATCCCGATCCTTCAAAAGATCCCACAGAGATTACGAAATAAAGTTCAAGAGATAACGCTTGATTTAGCCGGTAATATGGGATTGATAGCCAAAAGATGCTTTCCCAATGCTGTTCAGGTAATAGACCGTTTCCATGTTCAGCAACTTGCTAACGAAGCGCTTCAGGAAATAAGGATAAAGCACCGCTGGCAGGCCATTGACGATGAAAATCAGGCAATTGACCAAGCACGAAAGAATAAGGAAACCTATTTTCCGGAAGTCCTATCCAACAGTGAAACCATCAAACAGTTACTTGCAAGAAGCCGATACCTGCTTTATAAAAGTGAACATAAATGGACTTACGAGCAAAGAGAAAGGGCTGCTGTACTCTTTGAGCGATATCCCGATATTGAAAAGGCGTACAGGCTATCCCAAGAACTCTCTTGGATATTCAACACCACCATAGATAAGATCTACGCCTTTACAAGGTTGGCAAAATGGGCGGATAAAGTGGAACAGGCCGGCTTCAAGTCATTCAACACCGTCTCCAGAACCATAAATATCCATCACAAAAAAATATTGAACTACTTCGACAACAAGAGTACAAATGCTTCAGCAGAATCTTTCAATGCAAAGATAAAAGCGGATCAGTTTCAAAACCTGTGGACTACGCAAATAATTTGGTCAATCTGA